The genomic stretch GGCGGCATGGCCTACGGCACCTACTTCGACCGCCGCGCCAAGCGGATCTTCGAGGGCGAGTTCTCGCCGACATTCATGCTCGAGCTGATGCGCAAGGACGTGACGCTCGCCCTCGACCTGGCCCGCTCGGTCCAGGTGCCGTCGCCGATCCTGGAGGAGACCAAGCGCAGCTACGACGAGGCGCTCGACAGCGGCTGGGGCCGCGAGGACTTCTCGGCGGTGACCCACGTGGTGGAGAAGCGCATCGGCCGGCGCTTGTCCGGCAAGTAGCGCGCCCGTCGGGCCCGGAGTAGGATGGGCGCCGGCCCGCGGCCCGAGCCGGTGGTCGCGGAACCGGCTCGTGGCCGAACCCCAGGAGGATAGTCCATGGCAGTCGTCGAGCCCGGCGGCAGGGCGCCCGCGTTCTCGCTGCCCGATCAGGAGGGCACGGTGCACCGGCTGCGGGACTACGCGGGCCGGCCGCTCATCCTCTACTTCTCTCCCGAGGACGACACGCCCGGCTGCACCCGGGAGGCGTGCGCGTTCCGCGACGCGCTGCCCGACTTCAAGAAGGGCAAGGCGGCGGTGCTCGGCATCAGCGTGCTCGACGTGGCGCGCCGCTGGGACGACGTCAAGGTGGACGGGCACGCGGCCGACGTCCGGCGGGCCGTGGACGAGCGGTAGAGCGGATCGTGGCTGCCGTCGTCATCGGGGCCTACGAAGACGCCGCCGCCGCGGTGACCGCACTCGGCCGCCGGGACGACACGCGGCCCGCCGCGGTGCTGCCCCGGGCGGCCGTCGACGACGACGCGCGGGTCCGGCTGCGCCAGGCCCGGATCGAGTGCCTGACCACGCTCGACGACGGAGATTTCGCGGCGGCCCGATGGCTCGCGTCCACCCTCGCGGAGGCGGAAGGCTGGGAGCAGGCCGAGCCGAGGCCGGCGGCGGGCGGGCAGACCACGCCGGGCGACGTGATCGGCTGGTGCGAGCTGCGCATCGGATCCGGGGCGCTGACCACCGACCGGCCCATCACCCAGCTCCACGGCTCGCGGCGCTACATCGCCTCGTTCAACCTGCTGGGCCAGGGACGACTGAACCAGGCGTGCGGTGATCTGCTCTACCGCCGGCTGATGGACGAGGGCATCGCGCTCGACGAGGTCTTCGACGTGGTGGTGTGCTCGGAGTCGAAGGCGGTGGGCATGGTGCAGGTGGTGGTGGAGTGCTTCGGTCAGGATCGGTACGTGGTGCTCCGGAAGGGGATGAAGAACTACATGCCGCGGCGGCCGCGCGAGCCCCTCGTGGAAGAGGCGAGCAGCGTGACCACCGCGGGCGCGCAGGCCCTGGTGCTGGATCCGCTCGACTGGCCGCTGCTGGAAGGCCGCCGGGTGCTGCTGGTGGACGACGTGATCGCCACCGGCGGCACGGCTCGCGCGGCCTGTCGGCTGCTGGAGCGCGCGGGCGCGCGCGTGACCGCGGCCGCCACCGTGTTGCTGAAAGGGCCCGAGCCCGATTTGCCCCGGCTCGTGGTCCTGGCGCGGCCGCTGCTGTGATGGGCAATTGCCAACCGACAGGACGACAAGGAGCGAATCGATGGGTCAGATGATCAATCTCACCGCAGACGACGGTCACCGCCTCTCCGCATATCGCGCCGCCCCGAGCGGCACTCCCAAGGCCGGCCTGGTGGTCGTCCAGGAGATCTTTGGCGTCAACCACCACATCCAGAACGTCTGCGATCGCTTCGCGGCCGATGGTTACGTGGCGCTGGCGCCCGCGATCTTCGATCGGGTGGAGCCGGGCATCACCCTCGGCTACACCGCCGACGACATCGAGCGCGGCCGCTCGATCCGCGGCAAGGTGGACATCGCGGACATGGTGCGCGACGTGAAGGCGGCGGTCGAGGCGCTCAAGGCGGAGGGCCGCGGCGTGGGCGTGGTCGGCTATTGCCTGGGCGGCACCCTGGCGTGGCTCGCGTGCACCCGGATCGACGGCGTCAACGCGGCGGTCGGCTACTACGGCGGCGGGATCGCGGAGACCGCGACCGAGACGCCGCGGTGTCCGGTCCTGCTACACTTCGGCGAGACCGATCAGGCGATTCCGGCCGAGCACTGGGCCCGCGTGCGCGCCGCCCACCCGGAAGTGCCGATGCACATCTATCCGGCGGGCCATGGCTTCGCCTGCGACGAGCGAGGCAGCTATCACGAGGCGAGCGCGGCGCTCGCCCGTCAGCGGACGCTCGGGTTCTTCCAGGCGCTGCTCTAGATCGCGTCGCGCCTGCGGTGGCGCGCCCCGGCGGGGGTGGCTCCGGCTACCCCCGCCGGGCGGACGCCGGCGCCTGGCCCATGAGGGCGCTGCTGAATGCGACCTCGACCTGCTCCCGCATCCAGGACCATTCCCAGAGCACGTTGCCCCGACAGACGGCGCAGTACGAGCACTCGGTGGCGGTGACGGTGGAGAGCAGCGGCAGCCCGCAGTCCGGGCACCGCCTGCCCGGGAACGCGCCCGCGGCGGCTCTCGCTCTC from Candidatus Methylomirabilota bacterium encodes the following:
- a CDS encoding peroxiredoxin, whose amino-acid sequence is MAVVEPGGRAPAFSLPDQEGTVHRLRDYAGRPLILYFSPEDDTPGCTREACAFRDALPDFKKGKAAVLGISVLDVARRWDDVKVDGHAADVRRAVDER
- a CDS encoding phosphoribosyltransferase family protein gives rise to the protein MAAVVIGAYEDAAAAVTALGRRDDTRPAAVLPRAAVDDDARVRLRQARIECLTTLDDGDFAAARWLASTLAEAEGWEQAEPRPAAGGQTTPGDVIGWCELRIGSGALTTDRPITQLHGSRRYIASFNLLGQGRLNQACGDLLYRRLMDEGIALDEVFDVVVCSESKAVGMVQVVVECFGQDRYVVLRKGMKNYMPRRPREPLVEEASSVTTAGAQALVLDPLDWPLLEGRRVLLVDDVIATGGTARAACRLLERAGARVTAAATVLLKGPEPDLPRLVVLARPLL
- a CDS encoding dienelactone hydrolase family protein — its product is MGQMINLTADDGHRLSAYRAAPSGTPKAGLVVVQEIFGVNHHIQNVCDRFAADGYVALAPAIFDRVEPGITLGYTADDIERGRSIRGKVDIADMVRDVKAAVEALKAEGRGVGVVGYCLGGTLAWLACTRIDGVNAAVGYYGGGIAETATETPRCPVLLHFGETDQAIPAEHWARVRAAHPEVPMHIYPAGHGFACDERGSYHEASAALARQRTLGFFQALL